The following coding sequences are from one Lycium ferocissimum isolate CSIRO_LF1 chromosome 3, AGI_CSIRO_Lferr_CH_V1, whole genome shotgun sequence window:
- the LOC132050668 gene encoding putative E3 ubiquitin-protein ligase RF298, whose protein sequence is MIVEKIMHMGDHKNSDGANEKSLVISAQEKGSRNKRKFLSEFPLDVPIDTTPALSLTEFPRYDLLEENEKQGVESLQHADWDDTIACQLMELLFHNLSATFRSAIKRIVECGYSEEIAERVVLRSGLYHGSKDVVSTIVDGALALLSREKELDTSTASLIFEDLNSLVEYTMLEMICVLREVKPDFTVAEAMWCLLICDLNLLHACAVEGDLLGDLCSLENPRESSSVSKLAQQKEASEATQSDLDKLQLSKPATHSEVPCDDAVTQLSNSIYSHLHEMEITVNGSSAVLPVAGSKAAGVSRENISLSKAAILEDKGSTGRKASSLNSKKDMLRQKTFHFEKSYKGRMGKGSFKAKLTAWSSMVLDKTLLNSESCSSGLVMKGTYSKVITSVKSNGPLAEGGSHSSSTTPSIAPSSEIASARATQDTVSALPAVNTAIPASPAPEPKSSSKTPGSSPASPKVLDYYAGIPYDESLGKHVPQNEKDETILLRISRMQTLQKELQGWTDWANEKVMQAARRLGKDQGELKILRQDKEDAEKLHKDKQMLEENNMKRLTEMEHALSNASGQIEMANSTLRRLEVENAVLKKEMEAARMDAVGSATNFHQALAREQEILKKCQALEMEKGELQDDFSNLKREATRFEQELERAKKRQNQFKDLSQQQKREKQRFIQQADSLKAERVKLGVQSKMEEDNIIETAEKSMRKCKEDILKLESEISHLRFQSEGSKIEALRRNDNFAPASVKSERECVMCLSEEMTVVFLPCAHLVLCEQCNVLHEKQGMNDCPSCRTPIKKRISVKFARSFRR, encoded by the exons ATGATCGTTGAAAAGATAATGCACATGGGTGATCATAAAAACAGTGATGGTGCCAATGAGAAGTCACTGGTAATTTCAGCCCAGGAAAAAGGAAGTAGGAACAAGAGGAAGTTCTTATCCGAGTTTCCTCTAGACGTTCCTATCGATACTACCCCTGCTCTGTCCCTTACAGAATTTCCAAGATACGACTTAttagaggaaaatgagaaacaAGGAGTGGAATCTTTACAGCATGCTGATTGGGATGATACAATAGCCTGTCAGCTAATGGAACTTCTCTTTCACAACTTGTCTGCAACTTTCCGTAGCGCGATCAAGCGGATTGTTGAATGTGGATATAGCGAGGAAATTGCTGAACGGGTTGTTTTGAGGAGCGGCCTTTATCACGGTAGCAAAGATGTTGTATCGACTATCGTTGATGGTGCCTTGGCTTTATTAAGTAGGGAAAAAGAATTGGATACCTCTACTGCATCTCTCATATTCGAGGATTTAAATAGCCTGGTTGAGTACACGATGTTGGAGATGATATGTGTGCTGAGGGAGGTTAAGCCAGATTTTACCGTTGCAGAAGCAATGTGGTGTCTGTTGATATGTGATTTGAACCTGTTACATGCATGTGCCGTAGAAGGAGATCTTCTAGGCGACTTATGCAGTTTGGAAAATCCAAGAGAAAGCTCATCTGTTTCAAAACTTGCCCAACAAAAGGAGGCTTCTGAAGCGACTCAATCGGACCTGGATAAACTACAGTTGTCAAAACCTGCAACGCACTCTGAAGTTCCTTGTGATGATGCAGTCACGCAATTGTCTAATTCTATATACTCACATCTTCATGAAATGGAAATTACAGTGAATGGAAGTTCAGCTGTTCTTCCAGTAGCAGGAAGCAAGGCCGCAGGGGTTAGCCGGGAGAATATATCTCTGTCGAAAGCAGCAATTTTAGAAGACAAAGGCAGTACTGGGAGAAAGGCGTCATCTCTGAACTCCAAGAAAGATATGCTTAGGCAAAAGACATTTCATTTTGAGAAAAGCTATAAAGGtcgtatgggtaagggttcctTCAAAGCGAAACTCACCGCATGGAGCAGTATGGTTTTGGACAAGACACTACTGAACTCCGAATCTTGTTCTTCTGGTCTCGTAATGAAGGGTACTTATTCTAAGGTAATTACTTCAGTTAAAAGCAATGGCCCTTTAGCTGAAGGCGGTTCTCATAGTTCAAGCACCACCCCGTCCATTGCACCTTCAAGTGAAATTGCTAGTGCGCGAGCAACCCAAGATACTGTTTCTGCATTACCTGCTGTAAACACAGCTATCCCTGCATCACCAGCCCCGGAACCTAAGTCTTCCTCAAAGACCCCAGGCAGCAGTCCTGCCTCTCCTAAAGTTCTAGACTATTATGCTGGTATCCCATACGATGAGTCTTTGGGAAAACATGTCCCACAAAATGAGAAAGACGAAACTATATTGTTGCGAATCTCCCGTATGCAGACACTGCAGAAAGAGCTCCAAGGGTGGACTGATTGGGCCAATGAGAAGGTTATGCAGGCTGCTCGGAGGCTTGGCAAGGACCAGGGGGAGCTCAAAATTCTGAGGCAAGATAAAGAAGACGCTGAGAAGTTACACAAGGATAAGCAAATGCTGGAGGAAAACAACATGAAGAGGCTTACCGAAATGGAGCATGCGTTGTCAAATGCCAGTGGCCAGATTGAGATGGCTAATTCTACTCTTCGTAGACTCGAGGTGGAGAATGCCGTGCTAAAGAAAGAGATGGAGGCTGCGAGGATGGATGCCGTGGGGTCCGCTACGAACTTCCACCAAGCTCTTGCGAGGGAGCAGGAGATACTGAAGAAGTGCCAAGCATTGGAGATGGAGAAGGGTGAGCTGCAGGACGATTTCTCAAACCTGAAACGAGAAGCAACTCGCTTTGAGCAGGAACTTGAGAGAGCCAAAAAACGCCAGAACCAGTTTAAG GATCTGTCGCAGCAGCAGAAGAGGGAGAAACAAAGGTTTATTCAGCAGGCTGATTCCTTAAAGGCTGAAAGGGTCAAACTCGGAGTTCAGAGTAAAATGGAGGAGGATAATATTATAGAAACGGCAGAGAAAAGCATGCGAAAATGTAAAGAAGATATCCTAAAGCTTGAGAGTGAAATCTCTCACTTGAGATTTCAGTCTGAAGGTTCAAAAATAGAGGCACTCAGAAGAAATGACAATTTTGCCCCTGCAAGTGTGAAAAGCGAGAGGGAGTGTGTTATGTGTTTGAGCGAGGAAATGACAGTGGTTTTCCTCCCGTGTGCTCATCTGGTTCTTTGTGAACAATGCAACGTGCTTCACGAAAAGCAAGGAATGAACGACTGTCCTTCTTGTAGGACACCAATTAAGAAGCGGATTAGTGTTAAATTTGCTCGTTCTTTTAGACGTTAG
- the LOC132050667 gene encoding probable receptor-like protein kinase At5g20050 yields the protein MEDKKAYSIAISLVILLITIIIIARLTLKFSKAFYLITGADVALIVAVFAAVLIRRNFNSRRQLLEHQLDSDGRELRIEYSFLRKVAGVPTRFKLKELEEATNNFGSLIGRGSSASVFKGVLSDGASVAVKKIEGEERADKEFKSEVAAIASVQHVNLVRLLGYCTVPPTGPRFLVYEYIVNGSLNNWIFRRKRSRGCLSWDLRCRIALDVAKALSYLHHDCRSCILHLDVKPENILLDENHRAILADFGLSKLMGKDESRVVTTIRGTRGYLAPEWLLENGISEKSDVYSYGMVLLELIAGRRNITVAEIGNSRSKFSYLPKIVSEKLAQGKIMDIVDERLIQEVSAGGVLEIQVKKLACVALSCIQERPKLRPTMAQVVEMLEGRVPVEAPSQTTMLFFNLLASDEDLDHHLGQPRPAAAMPRSRQMDTTNRYSNSSCSFAMSSVLSGR from the coding sequence ATGGAAGACAAAAAAGCCTATTCCATAGCCATTTCACTAGTGATTCTGTTGATCACAATCATCATTATTGCGCGGCTAACGCTAAAATTTTCCAAGGCATTTTACCTCATCACAGGAGCTGATGTCGCGTTGATTGTTGCTGTCTTTGCTGCTGTTTTAATCCGAAGGAATTTCAACAGCAGGAGGCAATTGCTAGAACATCAATTAGACTCAGATGGACGTGAGTTGAGGATTGAATATAGTTTCCTCAGGAAAGTTGCAGGGGTGCCAACAAGATTCAAGCTCAAAGAGCTCGAAGAAGCAACCAATAACTTTGGCTCGTTAATAGGCCGAGGATCATCAGCTTCCGTTTTCAAGGGAGTACTAAGTGATGGTGCATCGGTAGCAGTAAAAAAGATCGAAGGAGAAGAGCGTGCTGATAAGGAATTTAAATCAGAAGTTGCAGCAATTGCCAGTGTCCAGCATGTCAACCTTGTACGCCTACTTGGATACTGTACTGTTCCCCCAACGGGGCCTCGTTTCTTGGTTTATGAGTATATCGTTAATGGATCGCTTAACAATTGGATTTTCAGGAGAAAGCGAAGTCGAGGATGCTTGTCGTGGGATTTGAGGTGTAGAATTGCCCTGGATGTGGCTAAGGCGCTTTCCTATTTGCATCACGATTGTAGGTCGTGTATTTTACATCTCGATGTCAAGCCTGAGAATATACTTCTCGATGAGAATCACCGTGCTATTCTCGCGGATTTCGGGCTGTCAAAGTTAATGGGGAAAGACGAGAGTAGAGTTGTCACAACCATCCGGGGTACTAGAGGGTACTTAGCCCCCGAGTGGCTCTTGGAAAATGGGATATCCGAAAAAAGTGATGTTTATAGTTATGGAATGGTACTTTTGGAATTGATTGCTGGGAGAAGAAATATAACCGTGGCTGAAATTGGCAATTCAAGGAGCAAATTCAGTTACCTTCCCAAGATTGTGAGTGAGAAATTGGCACAAGGGAAAATCATGGATATCGTGGACGAGAGGCTCATCCAGGAGGTATCTGCAGGAGGAGTATTAGAGATACAAGTGAAAAAATTGGCGTGTGTGGCGTTGTCTTGCATCCAAGAACGGCCTAAGCTTAGGCCAACCATGGCACAAGTCGTGGAAATGCTGGAAGGGCGTGTGCCAGTAGAAGCGCCTTCACAAACGACAATGCTATTCTTTAACCTATTAGCAAGCGACGAGGATCTTGATCATCATCTCGGGCAGCCTAGGCCGGCTGCAGCCATGCCAAGATCCCGTCAGATGGATACCACTAACCGTTATTCTAATTCGTCTTGCTCTTTTGCAATGTCGTCTGTGCTCTCAGGGAGGTAG